The following proteins are encoded in a genomic region of Hippocampus zosterae strain Florida chromosome 2, ASM2543408v3, whole genome shotgun sequence:
- the LOC127596522 gene encoding ubiquitin-protein ligase E3A-like, whose amino-acid sequence MNSDEKEDCECAPPQADISPEGGVDRQYDEPEVENAEASRMKRAAAKHLIERYYHQLTEGCGNESCSNSWCASSSGFRRMDNNAAAVKALELYKVNAKLCDPHPSKKGTSSVYLENSQCTNTKMNHKDVHSVRDNFKDVNYLTEEKVYEILDICGENEDYSPLIRVIGRVFSSAEVLVQSFRRSSPHTKEELKSLQEKDEDKDEDEKEAAACSTTAMEEDSSSSPSSSRLGEGSSGENAVQKLGPDEVTVDIDAVRRVYERLLSNEKIEAAFLNALVYLSPNVECDLTYHNVYSRNPNYLNLFVIVMENSNLHSPEYLEIALPQFCKAMSKLPLAAQAKLSRLWAHYSTEHIRRMVETFQQLITYKVISNEFNNRNLVNDDDSVVAATKCLKIVYYANVLGGDLDTEHNEDEDEEPIPESSELTLQELLGEERRNKKGPRVDPLETELGIRTNDCRRPLIPFEEFVNEPLNEVLEMDKDYTFFKVETENKFSFMTCPFILNAVTKNLGLYYDNRIRMYSERRITVLYSLVQGQQLNPYLRLKVRRDHIIDDALVRLEMIAMENPADLKKQLYVEFEGEQGVDEGGVSKEFFQLVVEEIFNPDIGMFTYDELTKLFWFNPSSFENEGQYTLIGIVLGLAIYNNCILDVHFPMVVYRKLMGKKGTFRDLADANPILHQSLKELLEYVGSVEEDMMITFQISQTDLFGNPLMYDLRENGDKIPVTNENRKEFVAQYAEYMLNKSVEKQFKAFRRGFHMVTNESPLKYLFRPEEIELLICGSRNLDFMALEDTTEYDGGYNRDSRIIKEFWETLHSFGEEQKRLFLQFTTGTDRAPVGGLGKLKMIIAKNGPDTDRLPTSHTCFNVLLLPEYSSKEKLRERLLKAITYAKGFGML is encoded by the exons ATGAATTCCGACGAGAAGGAGGACTGTGAGTGTGCGCCACCACAGGCCGACATTAGCCCAGAAGGAGGAGTTGACAG ACAATACGACGAGCCTGAAGTAGAAAACGCAGAAGCAAGCCGAAT GAAGCGAGCAGCTGCCAAACATCTAATAGAGCGCTATTACCACCAGTTAACCGagggctgtgggaatgaatcgTGCTCCAACTCATGGTGTGCCTCGTCTTCCGGCTTCCGCCGCATGGACAACAATGCGGCAGCTGTCAAAGCCCTCGAGCTCTACAAGGTCAATGCCAAACTCTGcgacccccacccctcaaagaAAGGTACATCTTCGGTCTACCTGGAGAACTCGCAGTGTACCAATACCAAGATGAACCATAAGGATGTCCACTCTGTACGGGACAATTTCAAAG ATGTGAATTACCTGACAGAGGAGAAAGTGTACGAGATCTTGGATATCTGCGGTGAGAACGAGGATTACTCCCCTCTCATCAGAGTAATCGGCCGCGTGTTCTCTAGCGCCGAGGTCCTGGTGCAGAGCTTCAGGCGGTCGAGTCCTCACACCAAGGAGGAGCTCAAGTCCCTTCAGGAAAAGGACGAGGACAAAGACGAGGACGAAAAGGAGGCCGCCGCCTGCTCGACCACGGCCATGGAAGAGGACTCCTCCAGCTCTCCTTCGTCGTCGCGGCTCGGAGAGGGGTCATCCGGGGAGAACGCCGTCCAAAAGCTGGGCCCCGACGAGGTGACGGTAGACATTGACGCGGTGCGCCGGGTATACGAGCGCCTGCTGTCGAACGAGAAGATAGAAGCTGCTTTCTTGAATGCACTGGTCTACCTCTCGCCCAACGTGGAGTGTGACTTAACGTACCACAATGTTTATTCCCGCAACCCCAATTACCTGAACCTGTTTGTTATCGTGATGGAGAACAGCAACCTCCACAGCCCAGAGTACTTAGAAATCGCCCTGCCGCAGTTCTGCAAGGCCATGAGCAAGCTCCCGCTCGCCGCTCAGGCCAAACTCTCGCGGCTGTGGGCGCACTACAGCACGGAGCACATCCGGCGCATGGTGGAGACCTTCCAGCAGCTCATCACCTACAAGGTGATCAGCAACGAGTTCAACAACCGCAACCTGGTGAACGACGACGACTCGGTGGTGGCGGCCACCAAGTGCTTGAAGATCGTCTACTATGCAAACGTGCTGGGCGGCGACCTCGATACCGAGCACaacgaggacgaggacgaggagccCATCCCGGAGTCCAGCGAGCTCACCCTGCAGGAGCTGCTGGGCGAGGAGCGGCGGAACAAAAAGGGCCCCCGCGTGGACCCGCTGGAGACGGAGTTGGGCATCCGCACCAACGACTGTCGGCGGCCGCTCATCCCCTTCGAGGAGTTTGTCAACGAGCCTCTGAACGAGGTGCTGGAGATGGACAAGGACTACACTTTCTTTAAGGTTGAAACTGAAAACAAGTTCTCCTTCATGACGTGCCCGTTCATCCTTAACGCCGTCACCAAGAATCTGGGCCTGTACTACGACAACCGCATCCGCATGTACAGCGAACGGCGTATTACGGTGCTGTACAGTTTAGTGCAGGGCCAGCAGCTTAATCCGTACCTGAGGCTGAAGGTCCGGCGGGACCACATCATTGACGACGCTCTGGTCAGG CTGGAAATGATCGCAATGGAGAATCCCGCCGACTTGAAGAAGCAGCTGTATGTGGAGTTCGAAGGGGAGCAAGGTGTCGATGAAGGAGGCGTTTCCAAAGAGTTCTTCCAGCTGGTGGTTGAGGAGATCTTCAACCCGGATATTG GCATGTTCACGTATGATGAACTCACCAAACTCTTTTGGTTCAACCCTTCGTCATTTGAAAACGAGGGCCAGTACACGCTGATCGGCATCGTTCTGGGCCTCGCCATCTACAACAACTGCATCCTGGATGTTCACTTTCCAATGGTGGTCTACAGGAAGCTGATGGGCAAGAAAGGAACCTTCAGGGACCTCGCCGACGCCAACCCC ATTCTGCACCAGAGCctgaaggagctgctggagtATGTGGGCAGCGTGGAGGAGGACATGATGATCACGTTCCAGATTTCTCAGACCGACCTCTTCGGGAACCCGCTCATGTATGATTTGAGGGAAAACGGGGATAAAATTCCAGTGACGAATGAAAACCGAAAG GAGTTTGTCGCTCAGTATGCAGAGTACATGCTGAACAAAAGTGTGGAGAAGCAGTTCAAAGCGTTCAGGAGAGGTTTCCACATGGTCACCAACGAGTCGCCACTCAAGTACCTCTTCAGGCCCGAAGAAATTGAGCTACTGATATGCGGGAGCAGG AATTTAGACTTCATGGCACTAGAAGACACAACGGAATATGATGGAGGCTACAACCGAGATTCTCGAATCATCAA GGAGTTCTGGGAGACATTGCACTCTTTCGGCGAGGAACAGAAGCGCCTCTTTCTTCAGTTCACCACGGGGACGGACCGGGCACCCGTGGGCGGGCTCGGCAAACTGAAGATGATTATTGCCAAGAATGGGCCAGACACAGATCG GCTACCAACGTCTCACACTTGCTTTAATGTGCTACTGCTGCCCGAGTACAGCAGCAAGGAGAAGCTGAGGGAGCGACTGCTGAAAGCCATCACCTATGCCAAAGGGTTTGGCATGCTCTGa